The Equus przewalskii isolate Varuska chromosome 17, EquPr2, whole genome shotgun sequence region GGATTCTTTTGCACTCCCAGTTTGGGTGGAAAACTAGTCAACCTGCCTAGCTTCTTGTTATTTCTGAGCAGATTCTCTGAAGTTACTGGAGACCCAAGTGGTTTGCTAGATTTTGCATCAGCAATAAAACAGTGCATAAAACCCACCTCCCAGCGCCACTTAATACGCTTGCTTCCACTGATGCTCTTTGAAGAAGCCTCAGAGGAGGGCAAGGTAAACTGCTCTGCACATTCATATTCATGCCGAGCACCGCACGCAGGGGCTAGGGCCACGCACCGCGCGCATGGCGCCTTCCGCCTCTGGCACTGTCTCCAGTCATTCCTCCGCTCTCGAGAACAAgtccaagaaatagaaaaacataaaaagctaTTGTCCATGTCCAGCGAGAAATGAAATGCACTGGACCAAGTATCACAACTTCCTTAAAATAATACAACACTTCATCACTTTTGCATCCGGATCCCTCCATGGTTTGCAAAGTCATAAAGCTGGAAATCAGTGTCTTGAACCATCATTGCTTTATTCTATTTAAaggcattcttttaaaaaagcaatttattacAAACTCTGTATGGTTTCATCTTATCTAAAGCACTTAATTCAGTTCATCTCCTGCTTTGCTTTGTACTGTTGGAGGCAATCGGAAGATTGGAAGCAATTTATTAAGAAGAGAGCATGCCCTACAGCTCTGGCCTGTGAAAACAGTTGCTGAATGACAACATAGCCACAGCCTAAAGTTTACCACGGACAGAAAGAATTAATGGCACATATCGTAATTCTTCTGTTTATTCGCAGGCTGATCCACCACAGATTTGATTGAAGCTCCTAAGCTATGGACGTGGCCTTTTGTGGAGTGCCCAGTGAGGGGGAAACACACTGTCTTCTACCAGCAAGTCTCTCCCTCCCCAAATACTGTCACTTCTACCACAAGGCAAAGAAGAATCCAGCTTAGaagtaacagagaagaaaaaacatttcccactttttttttttaaagattggccctgagctaacacatattgccaatcttttatttttcttcttcttcttcttctcccaaagccccccagtacacacttgtatattctagttgtgagggcctctggttgtgttatgcgggacgctgccccagcatggcctgatgagcggtgccatgtccgtccccaggacccgaaccattgaaaccctgggcccccgaagtggagcacaccaacttaaccactcggccgtggggccggctcAGATTTCCCACTTTTAAAGGAGTAAATAGTTGTGCCTACATAAGAGGTATAATTAATGATTTGGTTTGGGAGAAAAAGCCTAGACTGACTTATTTTCCCTGAGTACTCATTGTAGATGACCAAATCATGCAAGAATCCGATCTCCTTCACCAAAATCTCTCCCCAGAATCCCTCTCAACCTGCTCTACCTTCCAGTCTTTctctggggaagaaagagaaatggactGATCCTTAAACCCTCAGGAAAGAAAACTCCTTTTGGCACTCAggcttctcatttgtaaaattacaaattaaCATCTCTTCTAGCCTAAGAGGTGCATGATTCCTAAGGGCTGTGGCCTGTGGGTGAGGCCAGACGTTGGGATGGCAGCTGGGATCACTAAGAGCTTCAGGCTTTGGGAATAGCCCATCCAGGTGCCTGAGGATTCTTGTGGTTAACAAACTAACTCAAGATCTCATGGAAAAGCAGATCAACTCTTTAATACATGGCAATGGATGGAAAgcccagtgctcagcacagggcaGATGACTGACGAACATGAATTCCTTTCAGCTTACTGGAATGACTTGCTCTTGCCACAAGTTTTTAGTTCAACTCAGAAACTTGGCTAATTGGCTAGCGGAGTGCTAAGGTTCACAGCCATGCCTTGTTTCATCCCACTCCCGTTCAAAATTTAGGGATCTGTCAAACCTGAGCTTTCCCTTCAGATCCCTGTACGGGCAAGAGGAAAGATGCATCTCAAAATGGGAAGtgaaatggatgaaccttgaaaacattatctgaagcaaaagaagccaggtacaaaaggccacatattgtatgattccatttgtatgaaatgtccagacagaaagtagattagtggctccCAGATTAGTCACTGCTagtgggtatggggtttctttttggagtgatgaaaatgttctggaattagatataAAATTGGAATTAGATTATattcacaactctgtgaatatactaaaaaccactgattgtacactttaaaagtgtgaatttatggtatgtaaattatgtctcaataaaattactaaatatacaggaaaaaacaaatagcattataatgattgaaaaaaatcctggggaagagaaaggactTGAATTTCATCCATTGGCTGTGTGGTCTTGAGCAAATTGCTGAACCTCTCTGCATCTCAGATTCACCAACTGTCAAGTGAGGATATTACTTCACGGTGAACCTTCTAGGCTAATTATGAGGATCCTATTATGAGGAATTAAAGATTAAATTCAAGGACTCCTTCAGTCTGAGAAATGAGGAAGTGATGAGCAAAGTAACTCAGGCTGAGATCTCTGGGCCAGCCTGCAGAGGCAGGTACTGAGAGTGGAGGAAGCAACTCCTGGGGAGTGTTCCAGCAGACTCCCATTTTTAGGGCTGATTCCTTAAGATGGTTATCCTGAGAGCATTTCTCGTTGTCTTGCTGTATCTCACAAGAAAACAGGTGGCCCGTTTCCACATTTTACAGGGAAAGAAGCTAAGCCCCCGGGACGTTAAGTGACGTCTTCAAAGTTACCAAACATGGGAAGCCTGGAACATGGGTGTTCTCTCCCTGAGTGGAGCTGGATACCCCTTCCATTCGACAACTAAAAACAGGGGTTCGAGTGTTGAATACTTCAGCCTAGTGTGCCAACAAACCTCTGCCAGGTTTAGGCATTAGAACCTAAGTCAGTCAATCATTCCAgatttatgaaagagaaaaaaaaaagagagggagggagagaaggagggagagaggaagcagacTGTAGAttcagatctttttcttttctttcaggactATATAAGGGAagcagattttcttttcaaagttcaaagaaaacagtgtgttttgttttcatactttgtttcatttttcacttggggaaaaaaaccccagcttTGAAGCCTCTCTGTTTAAACTCATTAGGAAAACCATCAATGACGGGAGCTTTCATGAAATCGTAGTGGGAGGAATTAGTGTTATGGGAGAGCCGGATCAATCTTCCAACGTTTCATCTATGGAGATGGGAGGTCAGCGCTGACTGCTTGTTCAGCTGGAAAGTTAACATAAACAAATGCTTCACTTACTGGAGAGTCCAAGGGACTAAAGTCATTTGATATTCACCCTCCAAATACCTCCTCAGAAGCCAGCTATGCCTGTCACATGAAAGAGATGGATGCTTCTCCAGAACTAAGTGAACAAACCGATGGGCAAAATGTCCTGCCCGGGAAGAGAGGGGTCTTCTTTTAGTGTCCCACTGGAACGGAGGCAGTGGTATTGACATTCACGGCGTAGACTCTTTTCTTGTGTAATTGATAACGTTATTGAAGTTGACATGGAAACCTTTGTAGCAGGGTTGGTGTTAATATATGAGGCTATCTTTCTTGACATctgaatcttttttattttaaagtttttgaaccTGTTGAAGTCTCCTAGGCAAAGTTAAAATATGGcaactttttgaattttgtgttttggtttaTGCTTAGAGCATAGTCCACAGCCTGTCTGATTGATTTGAAATGGATTTGAGGGTAAGAAAGTAAGGACTGCAGTTGGGATGTCTAAAAGGGAGACGACAGAAGAGGACTggcaagagaaggaaagatatGGGGCAGACTGGGGACACTGGGAGATTGACAGATATCACTGGTACCCCTAACAAAGCTGTTCTGGATAAGAAATGTTCATGCCTACAGTATAACACAGATTAAGTAATTTACGATCTGAACATTTGCAAAGGACTTAATATTTTAGGAGAACTTGATATTAAGGAGGACTTAATATTTTCGTTTTTTCTTACAAGaattatatatgtgcatacacaaatatatgcaggcaaaaatgtaaaaatatacacacatacatagatatGCTATGCATgggcatgtgcacatgcacacaccttcaataaaagaataaaggtaTAAAGGGACTGTGATATAATATTGATTAGCAGAATTGGCCCTTCTTCCTGCCAAGCCCTCCCCAAGGGCAAACTAGAGcctattattttaaatcttggTGAAATTAGGTAGAGCACAGACTTAAGAAAACATAGGCcatggtggcacagctgttaagtgagcatgttccacttcggcagcccggggtttgcaggtttggatcccgggtgtggacgtggcaccacttggcaagccatgctgtggcaggcgtcccacatataaagtagaggaagatgggcatggatgttagctcagggctaatcttcctcaaaaaaaccaaccaaacaaacaaaaaacaaacaataacaacaaaaacagcccATGGTTAGCTTTCCATTTTTGTCTACTAAGAGTGGATGACTCATTATTTTAAAGACATCAGGTCCTCACTTGCTATTCCTTATTTAACTCATGAGAAAATAAGGCATAAAATTAACCTATCCAAGGCATGATGGAGCCATCCTTGCCCAACTTAATGAGCAACTAACTAATCCAAAAGGAAAATAGCCATTACTTATACAGCCATAATGTAGATGCAACATGGCATATAAATCAGTAATTCTTGTATTgcagaacagacaaatagattaaTGCATGTTGCAAAGGATGGGTGAAGAGATCGATTAGGTTACTGATTCAGACCATGAACTTTCTCTCAATATACtgcatttaacttttaaataaggTTTAGGAGAACCTGTAACATTTTGCTCACTGACAGAGCTATATTTTACTAAGGGCAGAAATTGGCTAgtctataaaaattaaattatacccCTTTCACTGTATCTAGTCAAGAGGAAAAACTCTAATTACAAGATTGCACTGTCAAACAAATGTTAATTCACATTCTTTATACTCTGGTTTAAAAATTCATACTCGGGGGGGCGCTTCTATTCTGAAATGGAAAtcaatatgtgaaatattttgtgGAGTGCAGTGATAAGCAAGAGCAAAAAAAACGTCATTGTAAAGAGTGCTGGTAAGTAGGCGCTAACTCATTAAGAGCAGAGCTTTGAGAATAAGTCATTCGTTATGCAAACATTTAAATATCAATTagtaaggaaaatgaaagaagtgagaccaaaccttcccttccccacagccATGCCTTATTACTCCAGAAATGACCGAGGGAAGGAAGGATTAGAGGGAAAGAACCTCAGCATCTGATAGGAACGCCACTCTGGGGTAAGGGAAAGGTTAATTTCAAATGGACTTCCCAACTGAAAATTAAATGTACCTGCCTCAAAATTCCTAACAGCTAAGTTTGCAGACTCAATCCAGAAAGAACTAACTGAGGGCCTGGGCAGATGGCAGCCCTGGTATTTTTGGGAAGGAGAATGCCTTTCATTACTGCTTAATGTCAAACTTACTTGGTTCATTAAAATTTCTTAGTTCATTTAAAACCCTGGTTTTTCTGTACCTGTGAAAAATGCCAGTGCACATAACACTCAAACTTTAAAAATCCTCCTGGTTGGTTCTCGTATTCTTTCAACATCCACTTTGTGGCCTGTCCACTCGACCAGTTCACTAAGCTTGTTAGGTGAATTTGGCAGCTGGGAAAATTGTCTAAGTCTTTAGCATTTTGCCTGGATTATCTTTTCAGGCAAACCTGGCAGCATGTTTTACTATATAACGTGCTGGCCCAGGAAGCAGGTGCCCCTTAGTGACAGTTGGCTGGCGGACTTGGACCAGACATCTAACTTTTCTGGTCCAGTTTTCCTCCTCAATAACACAAAAAAGGTTGGTCTAGATCAGCAGTTCTCGATTTAGAGAACCCCAGAGTCACTCGGGGAGCTTATAAAAGACCCAAGGCCAAGTATACCACAGACTCAGGGAATTGGCTTCTTCAAGGAGAGATGGGGGCAGGCATATGGATTTGAACAAAATTCCCAGGAAGATTCCAATGCACACCCTTAACTAGGAGTCACGGGGCCCTTTCAGCTCTAACACATTAAGATTCTCAGAACAATGTATGTATGTTATTgatcaaatgaaaaaacaatctgACTTTGATTCCTAATAGTATCATTTAACAGGCATGACTTTCTTTCTCCAGAGTGGAGAAGTGGACCCCACAGTAGAATTAAATGCTGGTGGGTTGTGGCCTGGGGGAAACAAGAGCCTCAAAAGAGGAGTACTAGATTTCATGAGATACTCCACGTAAAAGCTGGGAGGAAAGAGCCTCATGCACAGGGCGTGCAACGAGCCAGCTGTTACTCCTGTGAGGATTGTACTAAATTGTGGCCACTTAACAATCAGAGTGTTAGGTTGGCTCTCCATCCCTGCCAACAAGAGGAGGGTTAAAGTCACTTAAATTGCTTGGTCTTTAACAATTGCATGGCAATGAAAACGGAAGTGCCTTGGAAGCatcagcgcccccccccccccgccccccgaacGTCCCTCTTTTGATGCAGAAACATGCATTTGTCTGATTTCTATTGGATTCAGGCACAGAACGCCTTTTTTCCACATGCACAGAACTCGAATCCTTTCCCTCATAACTGGTTTTCCCTTTGAGTCCATCAactgtttctgtttctcagacttcACAATTGAGATTGCCTTATTACTTCTGTGTATGTCCACCCTCTGACCTCTGACATATGGCCAGAGGAACCTGGTTTGGAGACAAGGTGACCACCTTGACGGAGCTAATAGCAACTTCACTCCAGGCACTTACAGACTGTCTGTGCTAAAGGTTCACGAGGATAAGAGGTGTTACATTGCCTGCTCCGTCTTTTTTACAGCGTGGTTTGGGGGAGGAACGAAGCAAGATGGAAATCAGTACTTTGAAAACAGAGCACGTGGTATTCATCTTAGATACacttttaaagaggaagaagtgTCTCTCAGAAAAAGGACACCTCTTCTGCCTGTAATTTGGCCcatatctttttctcttgttgtCCTAACCACATCCCAGGTTATAAGACATAATACCAAGGTAAGCAGTGGCCTAGAGGATTCTGAACAAGTTCCTAATGTGTCCACAGTGCATCCCCATTTTTTTCTGGCTCTAAACTACTGCCTAGAAGAAAGCTGCAAATACTTGAAAGAAACAATCAAGTGTTCAGAGAGATTCTGACTGAAATCACAGCAATCTCTTTGGTAAAAGGGCAGTCAATTTTTGCTCAGGAACACAACACAAGTAGAAGAGAAACAACTTGCCAAAATCATCCCTATCAATACAGGCTAAAGAATCGTCGCTaagttttgctttgcttttttaacAGCCCGAATCCCATATGACAAAACAATGCAGGCTGCTTTTCTTGGGACAGGTTATTCTTGAGAGCAATGATGTCTCAGACTTCCCAGAAGAGCGATTTTGGTGGAAAGAATCCACACCTAGGTCGATAAGGACCTAAAAGAACAGCCTTTAAAACCGCACACACATCGCACACATCAGAGCGCAATGACTATGAGCTCTCTGCTCCCCAAAGAACCATGTGGTTAGCAACAACGCATCTCCAGGCCCTTCTCGGAGAAGAAACTACTTTCAGAGGTGCTGGCTTTAAAACTACAGCCCTTGTATTAACTTGCCAGTGGGTTAAAGGGATCACATAACAGTTCTGATCCCCTCACTGGACACTGTGGGCAGCGCAAACTAAAGAGAAGCAGGGCTGTTGTTCATTCAACATCATCACCACATGACGCCATTTCCCATCTTTTCAATATGCTTAAAATGACAGTCTCAGTTTATGGGTCTGGCCTTGGAATGGAAGCTACAGTTCTGCCCATTGCCCCAAAGTTCCAGTTGTATTTTGAGGTGAATTTGATGTCGGATAAAACTATTGGGAAGGACTGGGGACTTCCACCTCAGTGAGGAGACCCTGGTGAGCTGGAGTGAGTGAATGAGGTTTACTCTTATAAGACTGCCTTCTTCCCTTGCATAATGCCCAAGCCATCTCATCAGCCAGCCAGCGGCTAAGCTTGTGGGGCTGGGAACTACAGTCTTTTGAAAGATCTTGGCAATTTGTGCCGGGAATTTGATGCATTagttctaaaattaaataaagatccTGTAGTGTTCTTCAAAGAAATATGGTGTGGCTCTATgacaaaacacatttttcaagCTCTGACCTCTGGGAACTTCAACTAGCTTCATATTTCAGGCTGACATTGCTCACAGGCTACTGTCTAGTTGCCCAGGCAGAGCTGGTGATCCATATATTTTCCAGCTTCCTGACCAGCATTTAGcagagggaggtgaggggagTAACTAAAAAGAGGAGAGCCACTAATTTAAATGCACTTCCCCTCCGGAGTCCCTTGGGGAGAAGCCCTGGTAATTAACTCTAATGAGATTAAAGTAACTTGGAACTCTTCATGTTTCCAGCATTGTAAAAGTAAATCTGTGATAACCAGTGTGTGTGCATTAAATCAAAGGCAGTCTCTTTTCCTATAATTTAATggcccctcactcccacccctggcccagggtggagggggagggagggttgCCGGGCTCTTACCTGCACTTTGCTCCATCACTTCTTTCTGACACATGTCTTGAACGTTCACCGTGCAATTCACGATGAACTCAGGGGAGGAGCAGTCGTTGTTCAGCTGGAATTCTTCACACTGGTAACACTGGATTTGCAGCGCAAAGCCTGCGGGACAGACGCAGTCGGGTTCAGATCCAGCCTCGGCAGAGACCACCCCGGAAATCACGACCCTCCTCTGCCAGCCGCCGATCCCGACCTCTGGGGTGCTGGGGATCCGCACTCCTGGGTCGCCGAGTAAGGCGGATGTGGCTGAAGCCGACAGGGGGCGGCGCGGGCACCGAGGGTCCTGCGGGATAAAGTGGAATTCTGCCCGAGACCCCTGGACCCAAGCTCCAGAAACAAAGAGCCGGTTCAACACCACACCTGGCCTTTACCCACGGAAGTTGACAGGAGGGGTCTACCACCCCAGAGCGAAGCAGCTCCACAGACGTGCGTCGGCTTCAGTCTACGCCAAAGGATTTGCCTAATTGTTAATTGGTTACTAATTACTTAATTACTATTTTGGCACCATTCGCAATTGCATTCGCAGACGCCTTTTtagtataatttatttcatttttgaagtcAGCATTCCTGTGCTGTGGCTCCGAGGCTCCCTACGCGACCACCCAGGAGGAAGGACCCGTAGCTAACAGCAGCTGCGCCCCAAGTCCCCGGCCTTTCTCCGGGACGGTTCCCGAGGCAGCCGGGTGAGAAAGGGCGTGTATGCgtatgcgtgtgcgtgtgtgtgtgtgtgtgtgtgtgtgtgtacgcgcgCGCACCCTGGGCCGCGACACCTAAGCCCTTTCTTCCCGGCTTTCAGGCTAACCGTTTGGCTAGGGTCCCCGGTCGGGGTACCAGCTCTGCAGAGCTCGGTAGCGATCCGGTCCCGTACTGGAAAGAAGCAGCGAGACGTTTTTGCACTTCTCATCGCTCCAGGCTGGCTGCTCTGCTTGGATCTACGAGCTCCTGTCTAGACCTAACTCCCTCGGCTCCCGAGCAGATGAACCCCGGACTCGGCGcgcccccctcccagccccacaacCCAGCCCCGGCGCACCGGGGCCACAGGCTGCCCAGCGCGCCGCTCACCTGTCGGCGGCGCCACTCCCACGGGTTGCTAGAGACGCCTGACAACTTGGCGGGGTTCGGGGGCTATCGCCCCCTCTCCCTTGCCGAGGCCCCAGCACCGCTAgaaccctctctcctcctcagcctaGCTTCTTCTCCCGACCATGCAACCCGACCATCTGCAGCTCGAGTCCCGCAAATCCTCCcgctcctgcctctcctcctgcagCGCAGGACTTGGAGACTTTCCCATCTAGCGCCTCCGGGCACCACTCGCCGCCACCAAACTCCCACTGGGCAACCCCTGCGCAGCATGGGTCCCGAGGTGGGCGCCCTGGGGATGAAGGGGTGTGCGCGCCTGGCTGGGCTGCTGGCCTCTTCGTCTTCTTACCTGGAAGCAAGAACAATCCGCAAAAAGTTGCTGCGATGCCGAGGACCCACATCCTCCCGGAGCCGGGAGCGGGCAGGCGCATCAGAGGCGGCGACCGCGGCGGAGGCTTCCGGGGCCGCAGCGGCTGTGGCTGCCGAGGATGCTGGGGCCCGCGCTGCTGCGGCCGAGGTGACCGCCGCCGCCAAGAGGAGCCGCAGGTGCCGCCGGCGGCGCCTGCATCGCCCGCGCCGGGCTCCCGGCTGCGGGTCGCCGCTCCTCTCTCGCGCGCTCCGGGGCAGAGCGCGGCGGCTCCGGAGTTGGCAGCTGAGACTGAACGAACTACCCGCGATTCAGAGCACCCAAAAAAGTCTCgcctcttctccccacctcccactccaggCACCACGTGACGGCTGCCgagttggggagggggtggcgggCGGGGAAGGCTGGGACTGTCTttccacttccccacccccttcctatCGCCCTCCTCTGCCGCCTCCGCACGTCCCCGGGACAGGGAcgccagggagagaaagaaagtgtaGTTTTCCCTGATCGGGAGGCTGGCGATTGAGGAGGTGTGTGCAGGGCGCAGCAGGTGCCGCGGGGACCTGACGGGTGCTGACTACCGGACTTGCGAGGTGGGGTCGGAAGACTGCATGCCAGCCTGGCCCTCTTCGCGCAGGGGCGCACTCGCCACGTCCTCTGCGCCCCCGGGGCTGGCCGGTTCCCTCGCGGCAGGGTCCAGCCCACCCAGCTGTGGCTGCCGTGCGGCTGACCGCGCGAGCCCAGCGCCAGAGGCGGCTGGCGGGAGGGAGGCGCGCTCCCGTGCGTCTGGCAAAGTTGCACACCTGCAGGCTCCCTAGGTGTCCCGTGCAGCTGCGCCTTCGCTGCCTCCTAGGCGCCCCTCGGTAGCTAGCAGGCTTGGTTTCAGCTGCGGCAGGGTGGGCGGGGTGTGGCGGGGACCCTGCCCTGACTGGCACGCTCTCTCCGGGCAGCCCTCCTTTCGTCTGCCTGCACGCGCCGCTGGAGGCTGCGGTGACACCGCCCTGGCAGCCTAGCCCAGGAGAGGGCCGCCCGGGGACAACCGTCACGAGCTCCCACTAGAAATCAAATTGGGGTGAAGAACGGAGTTGCGCTCCTCTATCCCCTTCCTCCGAAAGGCCGAGCAGCTTCATCCTGCTCTCCTCAAAGCTACGGGTTATCAGTGCAGACTCCCACGTCCTCTCCTGTACCGCGCCTTCCCAGCCCTGGTCTCCGGGCGCTGGCTGTCCCCccgtccccccgccccccaagccCCATTCCTTCTCTCTCGGCCAGGAGACCCACCTTCTGTACTCCTGGGGACGCCATGGTGCTTCGCTTGCTCTGTTCGCCTTCTTCGCTGCCTtgcagcaggtggtaccggagccCGCTTGCCTGCCCGGAGCGCCTTGGTGCTCCCGCCCCCAATCCCGCAAgttcccacccctgccccccaaatCCCTAGGGATCATCCATTTCTGTGGAAATAGCTTCCTCAGCtttgcccctctcctcc contains the following coding sequences:
- the LYPD1 gene encoding ly6/PLAUR domain-containing protein 1 isoform X2; its protein translation is MQAPPAAPAAPLGGGGHLGRSSAATFCGLFLLPGFALQIQCYQCEEFQLNNDCSSPEFIVNCTVNVQDMCQKEVMEQSAGIMYRKSCASSAACLIASAGYQSFCSPGKLNSVCISCCNTPLCNGPRPKKRSSSASALWPGLPTTILFLKLALFLAHC